From one Acipenser ruthenus chromosome 21, fAciRut3.2 maternal haplotype, whole genome shotgun sequence genomic stretch:
- the LOC117428016 gene encoding protein Lines homolog 1-like has product MDQRHIVLQDIYKGLLSGAPLNKGHHEVVAIICPFMTSEDMHEASSRSERDESCDLDNMSSLRCPAALVKRHSYNDRQKETACLQLSLIEMMSSHVHSPSRGVHDEDCMGILRVLLEEMDLVSQLISLFGDQDKLLSHLAVKCVSSLVLFQITITDTLNEVWQKMCCQAFGERPDSSAMNGCLWSLTAVVKGVFKGTFQRKTEILENLFTSFDPAFNALYATMFSLSPSGMNQEPSTYTKEGDNVTTNLVSFIDLLEVFVAARTKLRICFPVQRLLFQQAVLALRMVSSPVHYLVKKKLLALFKRCLLQKAGEDFFKGEGDSSLKHDGNLKSDMLALANSVLQSVHAGWLQDIPVSPKPSFFGGTEVLGNSNVEGGPDLVMLRAASLILIKSLEYKVQNSTTEEGVADLLSYLCLLKLFLKKHLKSASVSQHLLHPCAWVSVIFMEQDDDMIEAAKALLILHLHFRRLSGIISDGVDSTGSLTQLTHENGCNPHCMFFLFLSSVAFDHTVLLDFLISTETCFLEYFVKYLKLVREDWEHFCTACHYCDSVSSETGEQNAACGENACGSKTISQDDQACRQLVFPVAENVLESESPESQTKCNVKYSDGPLVDYGSSDESGSDLVEPVCLATGKQCSEGLQDDSFKIGNSVCQSGDKDQTLSKHCQVTGDQGILMHSSLRDNMLYDSLTASGGMFNKSIMCLMGLRKAVTRLQRRNLFPYNPTALLKLLIQIETKSGLTDDRL; this is encoded by the exons ATGGATCAGAGACATATAGTCCTGCAGGACATATACAAGGGGTTGCTATCGGGAGCACCACTGAATAAAGGGCACCACGAGGTAGTAGCGATCATTTGCCCGTTTATGACCTCTGAAGACATGCATGAGGCCAGCAGCAGAAGTGAGCGTGATGAAAGCTGTGATTTGGATAACATGTCGTCTTTGAGATGTCCAGCCGCTTTAGTGAAGAGACACAGTTACAATGACCGACAGAAGGAAACGGCGTGTCTTCAGCTCAGTCTGATTGAAATGATGAGCTCCCACGTGCACTCTCCAAGCAGAGGGGTGCATGATGAGGACTGCATGGGAATTCTCAGAGTGCTACTGGAGGAAATGGACCTTGTGTCACAACTA ATTTCTTTGTTTGGGGACCAGGACAAGTTATTATCCCACTTGGCTGTGAAATGTGTGTCTTCACTTGTGCTCTTTCAGATTACCATCACT GACACGTTAAATGAAGTCTGGCAGAAGATGTGTTGCCAGGCATTTGGAGAGCGTCCCGACAGCAGTGCGATGAATGGATGTTTATGGTCTCTTACAGCTGTGGTAAAAGGAGTTTTTAAAGGAACATTTCAACGTAAAACAG aaatCTTGGAGAATCTTTTCACCTCATTTGACCCTGCATTTAATGCCTTGTAtgctaccatgttttcactatctCCGAGTGGTATGAATCAAGAGCCTTCAACATACACCAAAGAAGGAGATAATGTCACAACCAATCTAGTCTCTTTCATTGATTTACTTGAAGTTTTTGTTGCTGCCAGAACAAAACTGAGGATTTGTTTCCCTGTTCAGAGACTCTTGTTCCAACAGGCTGTCTTGGCTTTACGGATGGTTTCCTCCCCTGTTCATTATTTAGTGAAAAAGAAACTGCTTGCCCTTTTTAAAAGGTGCCTGCTCCAGAAAGCTGGTGAAGATTTCTTTAAAGGAGAGGGGGACTCCTCCCTAAAACATGATGGCAATTTGAAAAGTGACATGTTGGCCCTGGCGAATAGTGTGCTGCAATCTGTACATGCAGGTTGGCTTCAAGATATTCCAGTGAGTCCAAAGCCCAGCTTTTTTGGAGGCACAGAGGTGCTAGGTAACAGTAATGTAGAAGGCGGACCCGATTTGGTGATGTTAAGAGCAGCAAGCCTCATTTTAATAAAGTCATTGGAATATAAAGTCCAGAATTCAACTACAGAAGAAG GTGTCGCTGATTTACTGAGCTATCTGTGTCTTCTGAAGCTTTTCCTGAAGAAGCATCTCAAATCTGCTTCAGTGTCCCAGCATCTCCTGCACCCCTGCGCTTGGGTCTCTGTGATATTCATGGAGCAGGATGATGATATGATAGAGGCAGCAAAGGCATTGCTGATATTGCATCTGCATTTTAGAAG ATTGAGTGGTATCATCAGTGATGGCGTTGACAGTACAGGAAGCTTGACCCAGCTGACCCATGAAAACGGCTGTAACCCGCACTGCATGTTCTTCTTATTCCTCAGCAGTGTAGCGTTTGACCACACTGTCCTCCTCGACTTCCTGATTTCCACTGAGACGTGCTTCCTGGAATACTTTGTCAAGTATCTAAAACTTGTCAGGGAAGACTGGGAGCACTTCTGCACTGCCTGCCATTACTGTGATTCGGTCTCGTCAGAGACGGGTGAACAGAATGCAGCTTGTGGTGAGAATGCATGTGGATCCAAGACTATCAGTCAAGATGATCAAGCATGCAGGCAGCTGGTGTTCCCTGTAGCAGAAAATGTTCTTGAATCTGAATCGCCTGAGAGCCAAACCAAGTGTAATGTAAAATATTCGGATGGTCCCTTGGTAGATTATGGGAGCTCGGATGAGTCTGGATCCGACCTGGTGGAACCAGTTTGCTTAGCAACCGGCAAGCAGTGTTCTGAAGGCCTGCAAGACGACAGTTTTAAGATAGGGAACTCTGTTTGTCAAAGTGGAGATAAGGACCAGACCTTATCTAAGCATTGTCAAGTCACAGGGGATCAGGGAATACTGATGCATTCATCTCTTCGGGACAATATGTTGTATGACAGTCTGACGGCTTCTGGTGGGATGTTTAACAAATCCATCATGTGTCTGATGGGACTGAGAAAGGCTGTAACCAGATTGCAAAGAAGAAATCTGTTTCCTTACAATCCAACAGCACTTCTGAAACTCTTGATACAAATTGAGACAAAGAGTGGTTTGACTGATGACCGGTTGTGA
- the LOC117427766 gene encoding ankyrin repeat and SOCS box protein 7 → MLNHHCRRNPELQEELQIQAAVAAGDVHTVRKMLEQGYSPNGRDANGWTLLHFSAARGKERCVRVFLEHGADPTVKDLIGGFTALHYAAMHGRARIARLMLESDYRSDIINAKSNDGWTPLHVAAHYGRDSFVKLLLEFKAEVDPLSDKGTTPLQLAIIRERSSCVKILLDHNANIDIQNGFLLRYAVIKGNHSYCRMFLQRGADTNLGRLEDGQTPLHLSALRDDVLCARMLHTYGADTTTRNYEGQTPLAVSGSMSGASRPCLDFLQEVTRQPRNLQDLCRIKIRQCIGLQNLKLLEDLPIAKVMKDYLKHKFDNI, encoded by the exons ATGCTAAATCATCACTGTCGAAGGAACCCGGAGCTGCAAGAGGAACTGCAAATTCAGGCCGCTGTTGCAGCAGGGGATGTTCATACCGTGCGCAAAATGCTGGAACAGGGGTACTCCCCGAATGGCCGTGATGCCAATGGGTGGACCTTGCTTCACTTTTCAGCAGCAAGAGGCAAGGAGAGATGTGTCCGAGTCTTTCTGGAACATGGAG CTGATCCCACAGTAAAAGACTTAATTGGTGGCTTCACAGCCCTGCATTACGCCGCCATGCATGGCCGGGCTCGGATTGCACGCTTGATGTTGGAGTCTGATTACCGAAGTGACATTATCAATGCCAAGAGCAATGACGGCTGGACTCCCCTCCATGTGGCAGCACACTACGGCAGGGACTCGTTTGTCAAGCTCCTGCTTGAGTTCAAGGCTGAGGTGGATCCGCTCAGTGATAAAGGCACCACCCCACTTCAGCTGGCCATTATCAGGGAGCGCTCCAGCTGCGTGAAAATCCTTTTGGACCACAACGCTAACATTGACATCCAAAATGGCTTCCTGCTGCGCTACGCTGTGATCAAAGGCAACCACTCATATTGCCGCATGTTCCTCCAGAGAGGGGCTGACACCAACCTGGGCCGCCTGGAGGACGGGCAGACGCCTCTGCATTTGTCTGCTCTGCGGGACGATGTGCTCTGTGCTCGGATGTTGCACACCTATGGCGCAGATACAACTACCAGAAACTATGAGGGACAGACCCCACTGGCGGTGTCTGGGAGCATGTCTGGAGCTAGCCGGCCATGTCTTGATTTCCTGCAAGAAGTCACAA GGCAGCCCAgaaatttgcaggacctgtgcCGAATAAAAATCCGACAGTGTATAGGACTTcaaaatttaaaattacttgaggACTTGCCTATTGCCAAGGTCATGAAAGACTATTTAAAACACAAGTTTGACAATATCTGA